In Nocardioides sp. zg-1228, a single window of DNA contains:
- a CDS encoding long-chain-fatty-acid--CoA ligase — MPARQPLWADSYAPGVPLHLDYGDTTVLDLWESAVRDHPDRPALDFLGRESTYAEVDEEVQRVAGGLHALGVRPGDNVALVMPNCPQNVIAFVAVLRLGATVVEHNPLYTAAELRYPFADHGARVAIVWDKVVPVVEGLVGETPLERIVAVDMTTRLPWTKRLALRLPIAKARAARDQLTSPAPQATQWSELASAEPIDASHPRPGKDDVALLLYTSGTTGVPKGVPLRHRNLVANVLQGRVWVSGLQEGTETFLVALPMFHAYGVTVSVLLGVSLAAKLVLLPKPEIGLIMEAIERDVPSFVPAVPPLYQRIVDEAERRNVSIRGIRYALSGAMPLPAALVERWEAATGGLLVEGYGLTETSPVIVGNPMTKARRPGSIGVPFPDVEIRVADPEDLDRDVPQGERGELLVRGPQVFSGYRGMPEETAVAFHDGWFRTGDVVTMSPDGFLTIVDRIKEIIITGGFNVYPSEVEAVLRTHAGVVDVAVVGMPHEDGGEEVVAAVVLVEGVPVQPDELRAHTREGLTPYKVPRRVVFMDELPTNPMGKVLRREVATRLHDS, encoded by the coding sequence CGGCGACACCACGGTCCTCGACCTGTGGGAGAGCGCGGTGCGCGACCACCCGGACCGGCCGGCACTCGACTTCCTGGGCCGGGAGTCGACCTACGCCGAGGTCGACGAGGAGGTGCAGCGCGTCGCCGGCGGCCTGCACGCGCTCGGCGTACGCCCCGGCGACAACGTCGCGCTGGTCATGCCCAACTGCCCGCAGAACGTCATCGCGTTCGTCGCGGTGCTGCGCCTCGGCGCGACCGTGGTGGAGCACAACCCGCTCTACACCGCGGCCGAGCTGCGCTACCCGTTCGCCGACCACGGCGCCCGCGTCGCGATCGTGTGGGACAAGGTCGTGCCCGTCGTCGAGGGACTCGTCGGCGAGACCCCGCTCGAGCGGATCGTCGCCGTCGACATGACCACCCGCCTGCCGTGGACCAAGCGGCTCGCGCTGCGCCTGCCGATCGCGAAGGCGCGCGCGGCCCGCGACCAGCTGACCTCGCCCGCCCCGCAGGCCACGCAGTGGTCCGAGCTGGCGTCCGCGGAGCCGATCGACGCGTCGCACCCCCGCCCCGGCAAGGACGACGTCGCTCTGCTGCTCTACACCTCCGGCACGACCGGCGTGCCGAAGGGCGTGCCGCTGCGGCACCGCAACCTCGTCGCCAACGTGCTCCAGGGCCGCGTCTGGGTCTCGGGCCTGCAGGAGGGCACCGAGACGTTCCTCGTCGCGCTGCCGATGTTCCACGCCTACGGCGTGACCGTCAGCGTGCTGCTCGGGGTGAGCCTGGCCGCCAAGCTGGTGCTGCTGCCCAAGCCCGAGATCGGGCTGATCATGGAGGCCATCGAGCGCGACGTGCCGAGCTTCGTGCCCGCCGTGCCGCCGCTCTACCAGCGCATCGTCGACGAGGCCGAGCGCCGCAACGTCTCGATCCGCGGCATCCGCTACGCCCTCTCGGGGGCGATGCCGCTGCCGGCCGCGCTCGTGGAGCGGTGGGAGGCGGCCACCGGAGGGCTGCTCGTCGAGGGCTACGGCCTGACCGAGACCTCGCCGGTGATCGTCGGCAACCCGATGACGAAGGCGCGCCGGCCCGGCTCGATCGGCGTGCCCTTCCCCGACGTCGAGATCCGCGTCGCCGACCCCGAGGACCTCGACCGCGACGTCCCGCAGGGCGAGCGCGGCGAGCTGCTGGTGCGGGGCCCGCAGGTCTTCTCCGGATACCGCGGGATGCCCGAGGAGACCGCCGTGGCGTTCCACGACGGCTGGTTCCGCACCGGTGACGTGGTCACCATGTCGCCCGACGGCTTCCTGACGATCGTCGACCGCATCAAGGAGATCATCATCACCGGGGGGTTCAACGTCTATCCCTCCGAGGTCGAGGCGGTGCTCCGCACCCATGCCGGCGTCGTCGACGTGGCGGTCGTCGGCATGCCGCACGAGGACGGCGGCGAGGAGGTCGTCGCCGCGGTGGTGCTCGTGGAGGGGGTGCCGGTGCAGCCCGACGAGCTGCGCGCCCACACCCGCGAGGGCCTGACGCCCTACAAGGTGCCGCGCCGGGTCGTCTTCATGGACGAGCTGCCGACCAACCCGATGGGCAAGGTGCTGCGCCGCGAGGTCGCGACGCGGCTGCACGACTCCTGA
- a CDS encoding MOSC N-terminal beta barrel domain-containing protein, translating to MLVSGLAIHPVKSTAIRPVDSARVLLGGLESDRTWMVVDGEGTMVTAREAHSLFRIVADTPATDPALQRGLRLRADEMPDLLLDPPSGERVRTRLFGQQLEGVPAGREADAWLRAVLGREDVRLLWCDEPTRRSLDPEHSRPEDFTAFADGYPVTIASLASLRQLNDWIAEGAVQRGEDPPPPLPMERFRPNIVVDGDQPFAEDHWSSVVIGDVRLRAAKLNARCVMTTLDPDSLQTGKEPIRTLAKHRRVGRKTLFAVNLIPDTTGQISVGDPVEVR from the coding sequence ATGCTCGTGAGCGGCCTCGCCATCCACCCCGTCAAGAGCACGGCGATCCGGCCGGTGGACAGCGCGCGGGTCCTGCTCGGCGGCCTCGAGAGCGACCGGACGTGGATGGTGGTCGACGGCGAGGGGACGATGGTCACCGCCCGCGAGGCGCACTCCCTGTTCAGGATCGTCGCCGACACGCCGGCCACCGATCCCGCGCTGCAGCGAGGGCTGCGGCTGCGCGCCGACGAGATGCCGGACCTGCTCCTGGACCCGCCGAGCGGGGAGCGGGTGCGCACCCGGCTGTTCGGCCAGCAGCTCGAGGGCGTTCCCGCCGGCCGAGAGGCTGACGCGTGGCTCCGGGCGGTGCTGGGCCGCGAGGACGTCCGCCTGCTCTGGTGCGACGAGCCGACCCGGCGCAGCCTGGACCCCGAGCACTCCCGGCCTGAGGACTTCACGGCGTTCGCCGACGGCTATCCGGTCACCATCGCGTCGCTCGCCTCCCTGCGCCAGCTCAACGACTGGATCGCCGAGGGTGCGGTCCAGCGCGGCGAGGACCCGCCCCCGCCGCTTCCGATGGAGCGCTTCCGGCCCAACATCGTGGTGGACGGCGACCAGCCCTTCGCCGAGGACCACTGGAGCTCGGTGGTCATCGGGGACGTGCGGCTCCGGGCCGCCAAGCTCAATGCCCGGTGCGTGATGACGACGCTCGATCCCGACTCGCTGCAGACGGGCAAGGAGCCGATCCGCACCCTGGCCAAGCACCGGCGGGTCGGTCGCAAGACCCTGTTCGCGGTCAACCTGATCCCGGACACCACCGGTCAGATCAGCGTCGGCGATCCCGTCGAGGTCCGCTGA
- a CDS encoding AI-2E family transporter, which yields MKLFTRKLSSGRGSQAPPPPDPQTAPPTPPVAVPSYPPSREETIGAGVAWTARWSLRLAAIVLGAVLLGYVIRYAWVILFPVLMALVLCTVLSPVARFLRTKAHLPNALAAAATLLGAVAIVVAVGFTIAPSVAAQSGDIVDSASDGLERVQEWVQESDFVSKEQIDAALQALQERLAGSASSIASGVLTGVSAVTNGVINLVLVLILSFLFLKDGRRFLPWVGRLAGHTAGHHLQSVGQRAWDTLGGFIRTQALVSLIDAVLIGGGLLLIGVPLAVPLAIITFFAGFIPIVGAFASGLLAVLIALVSNGTTGALLVLALVVAVQQLEGNVLSPFLQSKSMDLHAAVVLLAVTLGGTLFGVTGAFFAVPVTAVLAVVVRYLDDVVTQRSRERPPPAVAPPPAP from the coding sequence GTGAAGCTCTTCACCAGGAAGCTCTCGTCCGGGCGCGGCTCGCAGGCTCCGCCTCCCCCCGACCCACAGACTGCTCCGCCGACCCCACCCGTCGCGGTGCCGTCGTACCCGCCGTCGCGGGAGGAGACCATCGGTGCGGGTGTGGCCTGGACCGCACGCTGGAGCCTGCGGCTGGCTGCCATCGTTCTCGGCGCGGTTCTCCTGGGATATGTCATCAGATATGCCTGGGTCATCCTCTTCCCGGTGCTGATGGCACTGGTCCTGTGCACCGTCCTGTCGCCCGTCGCCAGGTTCCTGCGGACCAAGGCGCACCTGCCGAACGCCCTGGCAGCCGCCGCGACGTTGCTCGGCGCAGTCGCGATCGTCGTCGCGGTGGGCTTCACCATCGCGCCGTCCGTGGCGGCACAGAGTGGGGACATCGTCGACAGCGCCAGTGACGGACTCGAACGCGTGCAGGAGTGGGTCCAGGAATCGGACTTCGTGTCGAAGGAGCAGATCGACGCCGCCCTGCAGGCACTGCAGGAACGGCTCGCGGGCTCCGCCAGCAGCATCGCCTCCGGAGTCCTCACCGGCGTCTCAGCAGTCACGAACGGCGTCATCAACCTCGTGCTCGTTCTCATCCTCAGCTTCTTGTTCCTCAAGGACGGGAGGCGCTTCCTGCCCTGGGTCGGTCGCCTGGCGGGGCACACCGCGGGACACCACCTGCAGTCCGTCGGGCAACGGGCCTGGGACACCCTGGGCGGGTTCATCCGCACCCAGGCGCTGGTCTCGTTGATCGACGCCGTGCTGATCGGCGGCGGGCTGCTCCTCATCGGCGTGCCGCTGGCGGTGCCACTCGCCATCATCACGTTCTTCGCCGGATTCATCCCGATCGTGGGCGCGTTCGCGTCCGGCCTCCTCGCCGTGCTCATCGCGCTCGTCTCCAACGGCACGACCGGCGCTCTCCTCGTCCTGGCGCTGGTCGTCGCCGTGCAACAGCTCGAGGGCAACGTGCTCTCGCCGTTCCTCCAGTCGAAGTCGATGGACCTGCACGCGGCCGTGGTGCTGCTCGCGGTCACCCTCGGCGGCACCCTGTTCGGCGTCACCGGTGCGTTCTTCGCAGTCCCGGTGACAGCAGTGCTGGCTGTTGTCGTGCGCTACCTCGACGACGTCGTCACCCAACGCTCCCGAGAACGACCCCCGCCTGCCGTCGCACCGCCTCCCGCCCCATAG
- a CDS encoding monooxygenase, whose translation MAVNAAPSGAWRRFTAATTVLATALAVAACSSDADDDTAPPGDASHSMHAGGSSAPPQPLRAGERFVELRMAEAYTPEPPEGALDEYRCQVLDPGLTEEAFLTGTQVMPENVAIAHHGIVYAVPPRDADAVREQDARTPGLGWRCFGGTGVEGADVEDDDEGADPGAAWVDTWAPGAAETLLDQDAGFKLEPGSLIVFQMHYNLLATDGEPAGSDRSAVRLRLTDGTPQTRELETWSLDAPTDLPCAAGESGPLCDRAASIADVTKRFGPEVGEFADEQVEECNEGGVPTPGDTQVCDHVVEEPVTVFAGFGHMHMLGRSLKVELNPGTPQAKVLLDVPQFDFDDQHMVRLPSPVEVDAGDTLRVTCTHDAGLRQQVPQLSKLPPRYVVWGDGTGDEMCIGIMTVSPREP comes from the coding sequence ATGGCAGTCAACGCGGCGCCGTCCGGTGCATGGCGGAGGTTCACGGCGGCCACCACGGTGCTCGCGACGGCGTTGGCCGTCGCCGCCTGCAGCTCGGACGCCGACGACGACACGGCGCCCCCCGGAGACGCCTCGCACAGCATGCACGCGGGCGGGTCGTCGGCTCCCCCGCAGCCGCTGCGCGCCGGCGAGCGGTTCGTCGAGCTGAGGATGGCGGAGGCCTACACGCCCGAGCCGCCGGAGGGCGCCCTGGACGAGTACCGGTGCCAGGTGCTCGATCCGGGCCTGACCGAGGAGGCGTTCCTGACCGGGACCCAGGTCATGCCGGAGAACGTCGCCATCGCGCACCACGGCATCGTGTACGCCGTGCCGCCGCGCGACGCCGACGCGGTGCGCGAGCAGGACGCGAGGACTCCCGGCCTCGGCTGGCGGTGCTTCGGCGGGACCGGCGTCGAGGGAGCCGACGTGGAGGACGACGACGAGGGCGCCGACCCGGGCGCGGCGTGGGTGGACACCTGGGCGCCGGGCGCCGCCGAGACGCTGCTCGACCAGGACGCCGGCTTCAAGCTCGAGCCGGGCAGCCTGATCGTCTTCCAGATGCACTACAACCTGCTCGCGACCGACGGCGAGCCGGCCGGGTCGGACCGCTCGGCGGTGCGCCTGCGCCTGACGGACGGAACGCCGCAGACACGGGAGCTCGAGACGTGGTCGCTCGACGCGCCGACCGACCTGCCCTGTGCCGCGGGCGAGTCGGGTCCGCTGTGTGACCGGGCGGCCTCGATCGCGGACGTGACGAAGCGGTTCGGGCCTGAGGTCGGCGAGTTCGCGGACGAGCAGGTGGAGGAGTGCAACGAGGGCGGCGTGCCGACGCCCGGTGACACCCAGGTCTGCGACCACGTGGTGGAGGAGCCGGTGACCGTGTTCGCCGGTTTCGGTCACATGCACATGCTCGGGCGGTCCTTGAAGGTCGAGCTCAACCCGGGCACGCCGCAGGCCAAGGTCCTGCTGGACGTGCCGCAGTTCGACTTCGACGACCAGCACATGGTGAGGCTGCCGTCGCCCGTCGAGGTCGATGCGGGGGACACCCTGCGGGTGACGTGCACGCACGACGCCGGGTTGCGCCAGCAGGTGCCCCAGCTGAGCAAGCTGCCGCCGCGCTACGTGGTGTGGGGCGACGGCACCGGCGACGAGATGTGCATCGGCATCATGACGGTCTCCCCCCGCGAGCCCTGA
- a CDS encoding HAMP domain-containing sensor histidine kinase, with translation MSRPTGREPRRLTRWWRGRSLRTRLTVIAATAIAVSVFVAFQLASELLDRELRDSLEDQLRADSRVLATAAERAGLAQVELPPYPGSGRLVRVLLPDGSTRTPAGQPALPPVTEQARRVAPAGLMESDDPEEGYVIHTRRAGAGAVQVARAADDSPINRFGFGMLMVGLLCVVGGAFVGRTVARAGLAPIDRLTAAAVRVADTGDLDADIPDEGGGEIRRLIRSINDMLAALRDSRRAQRLLAEDAAHELKTPLTSLRLNVELLIRLDRRGTLDSALPAESRTRLLNDLGAQVAELSTLAAELTDLARGDITDESAELLDLADVVVAAAALARSRAPDVEIALDVTSVWVGGRPAALQRAVLNLIDNAGKWSPADEQVQVRLRAEGASAVLEVDDAGPGIDAADLPRVFDRFYRADSARALPGSGLGLSIVQRVVAAHGGRVTAARSARGGALLRVDLPTASPPTPIAQITAAEDGPVR, from the coding sequence ATGAGCAGACCCACGGGCCGGGAGCCGCGCCGGCTGACCCGGTGGTGGCGCGGGCGGTCCCTGCGGACCAGGCTGACGGTGATCGCGGCGACGGCCATCGCGGTCAGCGTGTTCGTGGCCTTCCAGTTGGCCAGCGAGCTGCTGGACCGGGAGCTGCGGGACAGCCTCGAGGACCAGCTGCGCGCCGACTCCCGCGTCCTGGCGACGGCCGCCGAGCGCGCCGGTCTGGCTCAGGTGGAGCTGCCGCCGTATCCCGGATCCGGTCGCCTGGTGCGGGTCCTCCTGCCCGACGGCTCGACCCGGACGCCGGCCGGCCAGCCCGCCCTGCCCCCGGTCACCGAGCAGGCCCGGCGGGTCGCGCCGGCCGGCCTGATGGAGTCGGACGACCCCGAGGAGGGCTACGTGATCCACACCCGGCGGGCGGGTGCCGGTGCGGTCCAGGTGGCCCGCGCCGCCGACGACAGCCCGATCAACCGGTTCGGGTTCGGCATGCTGATGGTCGGGCTGCTCTGCGTGGTCGGCGGCGCCTTCGTCGGGCGGACCGTGGCGCGGGCCGGGCTGGCACCGATCGACCGGCTGACCGCCGCCGCGGTGCGTGTCGCGGACACGGGGGATCTCGACGCCGACATCCCCGACGAGGGCGGTGGGGAGATCCGGCGGCTGATCCGGTCGATCAACGACATGCTCGCCGCGCTCCGGGACTCCCGTCGGGCCCAGCGGCTGCTCGCCGAGGACGCCGCCCACGAGCTCAAGACCCCGCTCACCAGCCTGCGCCTCAACGTCGAGCTGCTGATCCGGCTCGATCGGCGCGGGACCCTGGACAGCGCACTGCCGGCGGAGAGCCGGACCCGGCTGCTCAACGACCTCGGCGCCCAGGTGGCCGAGCTGAGCACCCTTGCCGCCGAGCTCACCGACCTGGCGCGTGGTGACATCACCGACGAGAGCGCCGAGCTGCTCGACCTCGCCGACGTGGTGGTGGCCGCCGCGGCCCTGGCGCGTTCCCGCGCGCCCGACGTCGAGATCGCGCTCGACGTGACCTCCGTGTGGGTGGGCGGGCGTCCCGCCGCGCTCCAGCGGGCGGTCCTCAACCTCATCGACAACGCCGGCAAGTGGTCCCCTGCGGACGAGCAGGTCCAGGTCAGGCTCCGTGCCGAAGGCGCGTCCGCGGTGCTCGAGGTCGACGACGCCGGGCCGGGCATCGACGCCGCCGACCTGCCGCGGGTGTTCGACCGGTTCTACCGGGCCGACAGCGCCCGGGCGTTGCCCGGATCCGGCCTCGGCCTGTCGATCGTGCAGCGGGTCGTCGCCGCCCACGGCGGCCGGGTGACCGCCGCCCGCTCCGCACGCGGAGGCGCGCTGCTTCGGGTCGACCTTCCGACGGCGTCCCCGCCCACCCCGATCGCGCAGATCACCGCCGCGGAGGACGGCCCGGTGCGCTGA
- a CDS encoding DUF1360 domain-containing protein produces MTQLLDASRYDPDGAVDLRGYTGSMAVYVAAVGGLLLLGRGTGRSLPERYSLTDLTLGGIATHKLTRLLSRSSVASPLRAPFTEFDAAAGSGEHVESSRGEHGVRHTVGELLTCPFCLGVWVGTAYVAGMAFAPRPTRAAAAVLTVVGASDALQHGYSRLRGD; encoded by the coding sequence ATGACCCAGCTCCTCGACGCCTCCCGCTACGACCCGGACGGCGCAGTCGACCTCCGCGGCTACACCGGCAGCATGGCGGTCTACGTCGCCGCAGTGGGCGGGCTGCTGCTCCTCGGCCGCGGCACGGGACGCTCGCTCCCCGAGCGCTACTCCCTCACGGACCTCACCCTCGGCGGGATCGCCACGCACAAGCTGACGCGGCTGCTCAGCCGCTCGTCGGTCGCCAGCCCGCTGCGCGCGCCGTTCACCGAGTTCGACGCGGCCGCGGGATCGGGCGAGCACGTGGAGTCGTCGCGCGGCGAGCACGGCGTACGCCACACCGTGGGCGAGCTGCTGACCTGCCCGTTCTGCCTGGGCGTCTGGGTGGGCACGGCCTACGTCGCCGGGATGGCGTTCGCGCCCCGGCCGACCCGTGCCGCCGCGGCCGTGCTCACCGTGGTCGGCGCGTCCGACGCCCTCCAGCACGGCTACTCGCGCCTGCGCGGCGACTGA
- a CDS encoding response regulator transcription factor translates to MRIMIADDEAAIRESLERVLRVEGYDTSTVANGLAVLDGVGGAGSDPLDLLILDVMMPRLGGIETCRRLRAAGQDLPVLMLTARDQVSDRVEGLDAGADDYLPKPFATEELLARVRALLRRRTATDEESQVLSFADVRLDPDRFEAWRGGRPLRLTRTEFSLLQVLMANATRVVTREMLFEAIWGFDMSATANNLQVYVSYLRRKMEAGGQSRLIFTLRGLGYALRETPP, encoded by the coding sequence GTGCGGATCATGATCGCGGACGACGAGGCCGCCATCCGTGAATCGCTGGAGCGCGTGCTCCGGGTCGAGGGCTATGACACCAGCACCGTCGCCAACGGTCTCGCCGTCCTCGACGGGGTCGGGGGGGCCGGCAGTGACCCGCTGGACCTGCTGATCCTCGACGTGATGATGCCCCGCCTCGGCGGGATCGAGACCTGCAGGCGGTTGCGAGCCGCGGGCCAGGACCTGCCGGTGTTGATGCTGACCGCTCGTGACCAGGTCTCCGACCGCGTCGAGGGGCTGGACGCGGGCGCCGACGACTACCTGCCCAAGCCGTTCGCCACCGAGGAGCTGCTGGCCCGGGTGCGGGCCCTGCTTCGCCGACGCACGGCGACCGACGAGGAGTCGCAGGTCCTGTCGTTCGCCGACGTCCGCCTCGATCCCGACAGGTTCGAGGCGTGGCGCGGCGGGCGGCCGCTGCGCCTGACCCGGACGGAGTTCTCCCTCCTGCAGGTGCTCATGGCCAACGCGACCCGGGTGGTGACCCGCGAGATGCTGTTCGAGGCGATCTGGGGCTTCGACATGAGCGCCACCGCCAACAACCTCCAGGTCTACGTGAGCTACCTGCGCCGCAAGATGGAGGCCGGGGGTCAGTCGCGACTGATCTTCACGCTGCGCGGCCTGGGCTACGCGTTGCGCGAGACTCCTCCATGA